The following proteins come from a genomic window of Miscanthus floridulus cultivar M001 chromosome 2, ASM1932011v1, whole genome shotgun sequence:
- the LOC136534447 gene encoding putative HVA22-like protein g, with the protein MMGGFLSRVLLLAFGYAYPAYECYKTVELNKPEIEQLIFWCQYWILVALLTVLERFGDFTISWLPLYSEAKLMFFVYLWYPKTKGTTYVYGTFFKPYISQHENEIDRNLLELRARATDMVVLYFQKAASVGQNTFFDVLKYVAAQSPSQKSRQRPHQESQQPQQQQPQVQVQVQLQQPQPQKQAAPVMRRAASIAARQAAMAQQSQETKPIPSSPKIKRQTSGKSGSVAPTKHAAAASTPKPGGSPKKGEVKPAADPVQTPAASADSSKSEPSAPPLPEAEGVDKMAIDEVSGDAAEGAEELDPALEETPMEETIRVTRAKLRRRTAAEDPAGN; encoded by the exons ATGATGGGCGGGTTCCTCTCCAGGGTCCTCCT GTTGGCTTTTGGCTATGCCTATCCTGCCTATGAATGCTACAAGACTGTTGAACTGAACAAACCAGAGATTGAGCAGCTCATATTTTGGTGTCAGTATTG GATTTTAGTTGCCCTGTTGACAGTTTTGGAGAGATTTGGAGATTTTACAATATCATG GCTACCGCTTTACTCGGAAGCAAAGCTGATGTTCTTTGTATACTTGTGGTACCCTAAGACAAAG GGAACTACATATGTTTATGGGACTTTCTTTAAGCCATATATTTCTCAGCATGAGAATGAAATCGACCGGAATCTCCTTGAGCTGAGAGCTCGAGCCACCGATATGGTTGTCCTTTATTTCCAGAAGGCTGCTTCGGTAGGACAAAATACTTTCTTTGACGTTTTAAAATATGTTGCCGCCCAGTCACCTTCTCAGAAATCAAGGCAGCGCCCTCATCAG GAATCACAGCAACCACAACAGCAGCAACcacaggtgcaggtgcaggtgcaacTGCAGCAGCCGCAACCTCAAAAACAAGCAGCACCTGTTATGCGCAGAGCAGCATCTATTGCTGCTCGGCAGGCAGCAATGGCACAGCAATCTCAGGAGACTAAACCCATTCCATCTTCGCCCAAGATCAAGCGTCAAACATCAGGGAAATCTGGTTCGGTGGCACCCACAAAGCATGCAGCAGCTGCATCCACACCAAAACCTGGCGGTAGCCCAAAGAAAGGTGAGGTCAAACCTGCTGCTGACCCAGTTCAAACTCCAGCCGCAAGTGCCGATTCATCAAAGTCCGAGCCTAGCgccccaccactccctgaagcCGAAGGAGTAGACAAGATGGCCATTGACGAGGTAAGTGGTGATGCTGCAGAGGGCGCAGAAGAGCTTGACCCTGCGCTCGAGGAGACGCCGATGGAGGAGACGATCCGTGTGACGCGCGCCAAGCTAAGGAGGCGCACGGCCGCTGAGGATCCTGCTGGGAATTAG
- the LOC136534458 gene encoding uncharacterized protein, translated as MERSNSWFGWWRKKAREGQGQGGGRPRDREKVVVDGSEIRELVEDREAFGMLVDSKFRQLDADGHGMLTVSELRPAVEDIGAALGLPAEGASPNTDHIYSEVVSELTHGTSQGEVSKAEFQEALSDILLGMAAGLKRDPLVILRMDGEDLRDFVAGSRYEPTAAAIFLQVGFGSDSEDASSLRQCVLAALQKLTVDHGVPPASDTWVAENIVEPALQQLLPADQLEQQPASRDDLFQQLKKLLGAIANRLQEQPVIVAHTENHYDGSGVKRLLANKFELDKLLDSVWKGLPEERKNKASKEYLIAALDKMADAASLPYYGAVKEVDAVVEESIKTAGVEEGKAADEAEFKKSLTDVLRAMMLRLNDSPVFVSTDIVVHEPSSLVN; from the exons ATGGAGAGGAGTAATAGCTGGTTCGGGTGGTGGAGGAAGAAGGCGCgggaggggcaggggcagggcgGCGGCCGCCCCCGTGACCGTGAGAAGGTGGTGGTGGACGGATCGGAGATCCGGGAGCTGGTGGAGGACCGGGAGGCGTTCGGGATGCTCGTGGACAGCAAGTTCCGCCAGCTCGACGCCGACGGTCACGGCATGCTCACCGTGAGCGAGCTGCGCCCCGCCGTGGAAGACATCGGTGCCGCGCTCGGGCTCCCCGCGGAGGGGGCGTCGCCCAACACCGACCATATCTACTCAGAG GTGGTGAGCGAGCTGACTCATGGGACATCCCAGGGCGAGGTGAGCAAGGCCGAGTTCCAGGAGGCGCTGTCAGACATACTCCTCGGCATGGCGGCCGGGCTCAAGAGGGACCCCCTTGTGATACTGCGCATGGACGGCGAGGACctcagggacttcgtcgccgGCAGCAGATATGAACCCACAGCTGCTGCCATTTTCTTGCAGGTCGGTTTCGGTTCTGATTCAGAAGACGCGTCGTCCCTGCGTCAGTGCGTGTTGGCCGCTCTCCAGAAGCTGACCGTCGACCACGGAGTGCCACCGGCTTCAGACACCTGGGTCGCGGAGAACATCGTAGAGCCGGCATTGCAGCAGCTTCTTCCTGCCGATCAGCTTGAGCAGCAGCCGGCCTCCCGAGACGACCTGTTCCAGCAACTGAAGAAGCTGCTGGGCGCCATCGCCAATCGACTCCAGGAGCAGCCTGTGATCGTCGCGCACACCGAGAACCACTATGACGGGAGTGGCGTCAAGAGGCTGCTGGCCAACAAATTCGAGTTGGACAAG CTGCTGGATTCTGTTTGGAAAGGTTTGCCAGAAGAACGGAAGAATAAGGCGTCCAAGGAGTACCTCATAGCCGCGCTTGACAAGATGGCCGATGCTGCAAGCCTGCCATACTATGGTGCTGTTAAAGAG GTGGATGCTGTCGTGGAAGAGTCAATCAAGACAGCGGGTGTCGAAGAAGGAAAGGCAGCAGATGAAGCAGAGTTCAAGAAGTCGCTCACTGATGTCCTTAGAGCCATGATGCTGAGGCTTAACGACAGCCCCGTTTTCGTCTCTACCGACATCGTCGTGCACGAGCCTTCATCGTTGGTGAATTGA